The genomic segment TTACCCTGTCCACTTTCTATTTCTAGGTTACCATACTCATTTTGTCAACATATATCTGTGGTTCACTGATTTGTTTCTTTGGTTGGTTTGACAATGTAATGTTGCTCCATTTGTTGTAGGGGATGCACGCCTTGCAAAAAATGTGAAGAATAAAGTTTTCTCTTTCGATCTTGTGTCCAATGATCCTTCAGTAATTGCTTGTGATATGTCAAATGTATGTGTGGTAGTTAAGTTgcctttgaattttgaaattggGTTCAAAATTATTCCATGGGATTAAACTCTTTTGTCTTAGAATATCTATTTGCAACAACCCTTATGATTGGTTTGTTTAATGTGCTTATTGGCAGACACCCCTTGATGCTTCATCCATAGACGTTGCTGTCTTTTGCCTCTCATTGATGGGGACTAACTTTCCAAGTTACCTTGAGGAAGCGCAGAGAGTTCTGAAGCCCAGGTCTGCACTCGGTGCTTGTTTGAAGCTTCTGAATAATCGTCTGTTTGTCGTTTTCTTCTCTTATAAACTAACGGTGCAACTTGCATCTGCTCTTTTAGTGGGTGGCTTTTGATAGCAGAAGTAAAAAGCAGATTGGATCCAAACACTGGAGGAGCAGACccaaaaatgttttcaaagtccATATCTGATCTAGGATTTACCTCAACGTTAAAGGTCTTTATATGTTCCTCCATCTACTTTTATAAATGGATTTCTTTAGTAGAATGCTTACTGATGCAAATTATGTGCAggatttctcaaacaaaatgtTTGTTTTGCTATATTTCCAGAAAAAGGTCAGTCGCAACCTGGATTGATTATGTCAGTCTGATTTTTGTGCACTTGACTTATCTGCTTGAGAAGCAGTATAATAGTTCATTTGCATGCCTAATCTGTTCACCATTGTTTATAGGAAAAAGAAACTTCGACGAGAAAGGGAATTGAATGGCCTGAGTTGAAACCTTGTTTGTACAAGCGTCGGTGATATCATCAGAGGTTGCCCCTATCAGGTTACTGGTGCATGAACTTAACACTGCATTATCAGCAGTATCGATTTTGATAAAGTTTgtaaaacttttatttctttagaTTTCAAATCTTGTGCTGTATTAGATGCCAAGATTCTGTGACTTGGAATacctttctttttaagtttatagCATgggaaaatgtatttttttatattattttcccaTCATCCTTCGAGTTGTTTTAATTACAGGGTGGTCGTGGCACACTAGCTCTGGCTCTGGTTTTTGTTGCCTCCTGAATTAGAATGCTGTAATGTGTAATTTCAATGGcaaattacaaaatacaaaagcaATATCTTTCAGggaaataaagaaatttttttttcaaattacagaAATTAATCAATCCATAAAAggtgtttttcattttcatattaatgtgtttttttgtttttacaaaaacttgtcttttttattagtaacatgtctttttgaataaaaaaaaacaaacggccaataaaatgataaaaatctcAATTACTTTAATTAAGGAGAGAAAATATATCGcttcaatcaaaatattatttctttttcatttatttcttttttgttttgccaaaaataaattttttgttagaattattactttttaaatagaGAATTATCATGATCGGTttgataataaaagaaaaacaaaacatgcttgataatttgttaaaaaaaatacaagagtaattaatctaaaattatgtaaaaaaactatattaaaaaaataataaaatacatgttttattCTCAATTAATATTCGTAGgcatatttgatttataaattttgcatattaaaatcatatatgataattataaagcatttgttaatattattataaaaacaataattttaaaagcaaactatgacaaaactataattttaaagattttctttattattttattcataattaattttgttcaaaataaataaaatggatgACATATTATCTGTTTAGACACACGACGCGTCATTattttgttcaaattctgattACATCTGATGGTTGGAAAGTTAGATTTTGGTTTCTTGTACTCgaacaaaattattttccaacttgTTTTAACCTTAAAACACCCTAACTTGagtaaacttatttttaatctcaaaacactataaaatcaatttgaaaaccaaaatattaTACTGACTCAAGAAATCCTTCTTGAGTTTGgatctattttttctaatagGATAAAAGTTCAAATCCATTTCTATAAAACTCCACACTTTAAAACAAACATATTGATATCAAGATTAATCTTTTTCATGGTCAAGACGTGGCTAgtcgtgtatatatatatattttctgatAACTTTCTCTTCCCTTCCTAACACTTGGGGActaaaatgcaaataaaataaagtttagaatcTAAACATAATATCATCAAA from the Populus nigra chromosome 1, ddPopNigr1.1, whole genome shotgun sequence genome contains:
- the LOC133700092 gene encoding ribosomal RNA-processing protein 8 produces the protein MKETRSTKRKREKHGKPQNMASASSKITKSSSNFLDKMRARLSGGHFRMINEKLYTCTGDEALDYFKEDPSLFDMYHTGYQEQMSHWPEQPVNIIIQWLKARSSSLVVADFGCGDARLAKNVKNKVFSFDLVSNDPSVIACDMSNTPLDASSIDVAVFCLSLMGTNFPSYLEEAQRVLKPSGWLLIAEVKSRLDPNTGGADPKMFSKSISDLGFTSTLKDFSNKMFVLLYFQKKEKETSTRKGIEWPELKPCLYKRR